The Deinococcus wulumuqiensis R12 genome has a window encoding:
- a CDS encoding Asp23/Gls24 family envelope stress response protein translates to MTTPEVDISKSVLLDIASTTLDGIEGIEIAPAPIKVGEVIRNQPGARRPRALRVTREGQEVSVDVGLNIEYGQHLVKVSQQAQRSICENIELMTGLKVKTVNVSVQGVCLPKSQDAQQSHKGQGVQKGQGAS, encoded by the coding sequence ATGACCACCCCCGAAGTAGACATCAGCAAGAGCGTGCTGCTCGACATCGCCAGCACCACCCTCGACGGCATCGAGGGCATCGAAATCGCGCCCGCGCCCATCAAGGTGGGCGAAGTCATCCGCAACCAGCCCGGCGCCCGGCGCCCCCGCGCCCTGCGCGTGACCCGCGAGGGGCAGGAGGTGTCGGTGGACGTGGGTCTGAACATCGAGTACGGCCAGCACCTCGTCAAGGTGTCGCAGCAGGCCCAGCGCTCGATCTGTGAGAACATCGAGCTGATGACAGGACTCAAGGTCAAGACCGTCAATGTTTCCGTGCAGGGCGTGTGCCTGCCCAAAAGCCAGGACGCCCAGCAGAGCCACAAGGGGCAAGGAGTCCAGAAGGGTCAGGGAGCGAGTTGA
- the nusB gene encoding transcription antitermination factor NusB, with amino-acid sequence MTRRREKAAQPVGTRRAAREFVFRVLFEADRGEMPLQAVFTRAEGIMREGDDTFPQLGPDALAFAGQLVGGLEKSRDEIDDLLHRTIRGWTFDQMAQTDLNVLRLATYELLYTPEAHPPVIESAVRIARKFGGDDSGRFVNGVLAGLSRNLRADEGASGEPAVSEPGPDPRHED; translated from the coding sequence TTGACCCGCCGCCGCGAGAAAGCCGCGCAGCCGGTGGGCACCCGCCGCGCCGCCCGTGAGTTCGTCTTCCGGGTGCTGTTCGAGGCCGACCGGGGCGAAATGCCCCTCCAGGCCGTCTTTACCCGCGCCGAGGGCATCATGCGGGAGGGCGACGACACCTTCCCGCAGCTCGGCCCCGACGCGCTGGCGTTTGCCGGGCAACTCGTGGGCGGGCTGGAAAAGTCCCGGGACGAAATCGACGACCTGCTGCACCGCACCATCCGGGGCTGGACCTTCGACCAGATGGCCCAGACCGACCTCAACGTGCTGCGCCTCGCCACCTACGAACTGCTCTACACCCCCGAAGCCCACCCCCCGGTCATCGAAAGCGCCGTGCGTATCGCCCGCAAATTCGGCGGCGACGACTCGGGCCGCTTCGTCAACGGGGTGCTGGCCGGACTGTCGCGCAACCTGCGGGCAGACGAGGGGGCAAGCGGCGAACCCGCCGTGAGCGAACCCGGCCCCGACCCCCGCCACGAGGACTGA
- a CDS encoding divergent PAP2 family protein — translation MNTLTDLLGNRWLWTAIVASTSAQVIKVLLILLLERRWHPGAFMETGGMPSSHSAMVAALSTGIGLTEGWNTPLFAVAATFALIVMYDATGVRHSSGVQARLLNELVDELRAVVREGFAPQPLRVLLGHTYLEVFVGTLIGIFAAFLAFRVL, via the coding sequence GTGAACACCCTGACCGATCTGCTCGGGAACCGCTGGCTGTGGACGGCCATCGTCGCGTCCACGTCGGCGCAAGTGATCAAGGTCCTTTTGATTCTGCTGCTCGAACGCCGCTGGCACCCCGGCGCCTTCATGGAAACCGGCGGCATGCCCAGCAGCCACTCGGCGATGGTGGCGGCCCTGAGCACTGGCATCGGCCTGACCGAAGGCTGGAACACGCCGCTGTTCGCCGTCGCGGCCACCTTCGCCCTGATCGTGATGTACGACGCCACCGGCGTGCGCCACTCGTCCGGCGTGCAGGCCAGACTGCTCAACGAGCTCGTGGATGAACTCCGTGCCGTGGTCCGCGAGGGCTTCGCGCCCCAGCCGCTGCGGGTGCTGCTCGGGCACACCTACCTCGAAGTGTTCGTGGGGACGCTCATCGGGATTTTCGCGGCGTTCCTTGCCTTCCGGGTGCTGTAG